The DNA sequence CCGCCGACCTGGACCCCATCGGGCGCCGCGACGTGCGCAACCAGATCGCAGCCCTCAAGGAACGGGGCGCCACGGTGATCCTCAACTCCCACCTCCTCAGCGAGGTCGAGCGCATGTGCGACCACGCCGCAATCATCCACAAAGGCCGCATGGTGGCCACCGGGCCGATGGACGAGCTGGTGCCGGAAGGCCAGGACCTGGAGAGCGTCTTTGTCGACCTGATCGAGAAGGCCGGATCGTGAACGCCGTACTCACCCTGGCCCGCTCCGCCATCACCGAACACGTCCGCCGAAAGCTCGTCCTGTTCTTCGGCGGGATGGCGCTGCTGGCCGGCCTCGGGCTGATCTACGTCTCGTTCAACCAGGACCTGTCCGCCACACTGGTGAACGCGGCGGTAGGAATGGCCACCGTCCTGTCGGTCACCCTTCTGCAGGGCATGGCCACGCTGGCTGCGGTGGCGGTGTCGATGAACAACATCGGCC is a window from the Actinomycetota bacterium genome containing:
- a CDS encoding ABC transporter ATP-binding protein, whose translation is ADLDPIGRRDVRNQIAALKERGATVILNSHLLSEVERMCDHAAIIHKGRMVATGPMDELVPEGQDLESVFVDLIEKAGS